A window of Exiguobacterium sp. FSL W8-0210 genomic DNA:
CACCCGAAAACGGTGGTGAAAACCAAGCACCACGACCGACCGAACTCTTGCTACATGCCGTTGCCGGCTGTACTGGAATTGATATCGTCTCGATTTTAGAGAAGATGCGCTTGACGATCACCCATTTCGAAATGGATATCGAAGGAGAACGGGCAGAGGACCATCCGCGGCGTTTTACGTCGATCTCGATTCATTACCGGCTCGAAGGTGATCTCCCGGAAGATAAGGTCCGTCGCGCCATCTCGTTATCAAAGGATAAATATTGTTCGGTCTCGCAATCCCTGAACGCTGAGATTTCCGTCTATTATTCGATCAATGGTGTGCGAAGCGAGGATCCTTTGTGAAGAAAACCGTACTAATCGGTTGTCTGTTGCTTGCAGGGTGTGCGCAGGAGACGACGGAACCAACGAAACCATCACAACCAGCAACGAAGCAACCGACGGAGGCGAAGAAACCAAAGCCTGAGCCGACAAAGGAAGCACAACAACAAGCACGATTAAAGCATCAACTTAAAGCGATGTCGACGTCAGAAAAGATCGATCAACTGCTCTACATCGGAGTCGCCGGCACGGAACTTTCAGCAGCTGACCGGAAATTGTTACAGACGCATGCGATTGGCGGGGTCTTATTGCTCGGCGGAAACATTACGTCGGAAGAGCAACTCTTGACGTTCACGCGTGCGATTCAAGAGACGAACCAAAAACCGTATGCCTTCGTCGGGATTGATGAAGAAGGCGGACGCGTCAGCCGGGTACCGGATCAACGATTACGTTTACCGACGAGTCAACGGATGGCGCAAGGAGCAGATGAAGTGAAAATGGAAGACGTCGGACGTACGCTCGGACATTTGTCACGTTTTTATGGCTTCAACATGGACTTCGCGCCGGTCCTTGACGTCAACAGTAATCCGAACAATCCGATCATCGGCGACCGTGCGTTAAGTGCTGATCCGAAGACCGTCGCGACGCTTGGTACGGCCCTGATGCACGGGATGCAGGAGACGGGAACGATTCCAGTCGTCAAACATTTTCCCGGTCACGGCAATACGAGTGTTGATTCCCATGTCGGGCTACCGAAAGTGACGGCATCAAAGGAAGAATTGAAGCGGACGGAACTGTTACCGTTTAAAGAAGCGATTCAAGAGGGCGCCGAGATGGTGATGGTTGCCCATATTCTCTATCCCGCGTATGACAATCAGCATCCATCCTCGCTCTCAAAGCCGATCTTGACTGACCTCTTGCGTCAGCAACTCGGATTCAACGGTGTCATCATCACGGATGATCTCGTCATGGGAGCGATCACGAAACAATATGGTCTCGCGGAAGCGGCACGTCAGTCGCTCGTCAACGGAGCTGATATGGCAATGTTTTCAGAGGCAGGTGCTTACACAAAGGTCCATGCCGAAGTGATGCAAGCCGTCAAAGACAAAACGCTGACGCCGGAGATGCTCGACGCTAAAGTAATGCGCATCCTGAAGCTAAAGCAGACGTATGCCGACAGCCAAGAGCAACAGCGACCGACGAAATCGGAGCTGATTCAGCAAGTGGAAGCGCTCAACTAGGACTAGCGAAGCAAAGCGACTCATGCTAGACTAATGGGGCAAGCCAATTAAACACGAAAAGACACTAGGGGAGTCTCCCAGCAGACTGAGACGGAAGTATCCGGACCCTTTGAACCTGATCTAGTTCGTACTAGCGGAGGGAAGTGGCTCGAAACCCTAGATATCCTTAGCGCTTCAGCGCATTTTCGGACCACTCCTTTCAACATCGGGAGTGGTCCTTTTTCGTATGGAAAGGAAGAACATGATGCGTTTACATCTGATTTCGACGGGATCCATTAATCCGCTTGACGAAATAAAGACCTTTCAATCCCTTCAACCCTATACGAATCAGCTGCATCTACGTGAACCGAACTTATCGGCGGCAGAATTACTTGATCTGATTGAAGCACTCCTTGGGCATGGTTATTCGCCTGAACAGTTAACGGTTCATGACCGGGTCGACGTCGCCCATGTCGCCGGCATCGGTGTGCAGCTGACGCGCCGTTCCTTGCGTGTCCGCGATGTGCGACGTCATTTTCCGAATCTCGTCATCGGGAAATCGGTCCATTCACTAGCAGAGGCACTGGCAGCAGAAGCGGAAGGAGCCGACCGACTGCTGTACGGTCATATTTATCCGACAGCGTCGAAGCCGGACATGCCACCACGAGGTATTGACGCCTTGAAGCAAGTCGTCACCTTCACGACGAAACCAGTCATTGCAATTGGCGGGATCACACCAGAACGCATGCCTGAAATCGTAGCGACCGGTGTAACCGGAATCGCCGTCTTATCGGGTATTCTCGGTCAATCGGATCCACTCGCCGCCGTCAAGCATTATCAGGGGGTACGGGTATGACGAATCACATCATCATCGGCGGTGGAGTCATCGGTTTGACGCTTGCTTACGGTCTCGCCTGTCAGAATGAATCCGTCGTCGTCTTAGAACGCGGAGCAGGTGGACAAGGAACGAGTCGCGCGGCTGCCGGGATGCTTGCGACGGACATCGAGCTCAGAGAGGAATTGCATGCACTTGCCGCGCGAAGTCGTCGTCTGTATCCGTTGCTTGCTCGTCGCCTCGAGCGAGAGACTGGCATCGATTGTGGGTACCGGGAACAACCGTTTTTGTTAAAGCGTAAAGGACGCGAGCATCTGTTTCCAATGGTCGGTCAAATCGATCCACGACGACTGACGACTGCATTGATGTATGCCTTACACGCACGTGGTATATCGATTGAAGAACAGGTAGATGTCACACGCATCGAAGAGAGCGATGACTTCATCAGGGTCGAGTCGAATGCGGGAACGTGGACCGGACGAACGGTGACGGTCGCTGCCGGACGCGGGTCGCAAGCCTTGCTCGATACAGCTGGTATTTCGATTGCGACATATGGAGTCAAAGGAGAATGTCTCGCCGTCCGTCTCGCGGGTCAGCCGTTACGCTCGATCCTGTTTGACGACGCCGTCTACCTCGTTCCGAAAGCAGACGGTCGGATTTTGATCGGTGCGACCGAACTGCCGCACGACGAGACGGTCGGTGTCAGTGTCGCAGGGGTCACGTCGTTGCTTCAAGCAGCAGAACGACTGTATCCACCGATTCGTGACGCGGTCATCGAAGAAGTCTGGTCCGGTGTACGGCCACAAACGGTGTCCGGCTTGCCATATATCGGAGTCGCCGATTCATCCCGTCGGATCTTCCTAGCGACGGGGCATCATCGGCATGGCATATTACTCGCACCGGCGACAGCGGAAGTCTTGGTAAATACATTACGGTTGATTCAGAAGGAGGAAGTCCGATGAACATTACGATTAACGGCAATGACCACACGATCGATCAGATTGAAACGATCGAGGACATGCTCACGCAACTCGGCTTAGGGGAAAAGCTCGTCATCGTCGAACAGAATCGACAAATCATCGATCGCATGGCGTACGGTCAGACAGTCGTTCGGGACAATGACACATTTGAAATCGTTCATTTCGTAGGAGGAGGATAAACATGCTGAAAATTGGAGAAAAGACATTTGAATCACGGTTATTGCTCGGAACAGGGAAATATACGGATGCTACCGTACAGCAAGAAGCAATCGATGCGTCTGCTTCACAAATCTTGACGTTCGCCGTCCGTCGGCTCGACATCTTCGACAAACAACAAGCGAATTTCTTGGAGTCGCTTGATTTAGCGAAGTACGATTTACTGCCGAACACGGCCGGTGCTAAGACGGCGGAGGAAGCTGTTCGGTTAGCAAAGCTTGCGCGGGCATCCGGTATGTGTGACATGGTGAAGGTCGAAGTGATCGGTTGCGATAAGACGTTACTACCGGACCCAATCGAGACGTTACGGGCTTCTGAAGAATTACTCAAAGAAGGCTTCATCGTCTTACCGTATACGTCAGACGATGTCGTGCTCGCACGACGACTCGAGGAAATCGGTTGTCACGCCATCATGCCGGCTGCATCACCAATCGGTTCCGGACAAGGTATCCTCAATCCGCTCCACTTGCGATTTATCATCGAGCAGACGACGGTCCCGGTCATCGTCGACGCCGGGATCGGTTCACCGACCGACGTCGCCTATGCGATGGAACTGGGTGCGGATGGTGTCTTATTGAACTCAGCTGTCGCCCATGCCCAAGATCCGGTCAAGATGGCGCGTGCGATGCGACTAGCTGTCGAAGCAGGGCGCCTCGGTTACGAAGCGGGACGTATCGAGAAGAAACAGTATGCGGTCGCGAGTAGTCCAACGAGTGGATTGATTCGATGAACCGTTACTCACGGCAAACTCGATTTCAACCGATCGGGGAAGCGGGACAAGCACGCTTGGCATCAGCGAAGGTGCTGATCATCGGCATGGGAGCGCTCGGAACGGCGTCGGCAGAGCAACTCGTCCGCGCCGGTGTCGGTGTCGTCCGAATCGTCGACCGCGATTATGTCGAGTGGAGTAATCTACAACGACAACAGCTTTATACCGAGGACGATGCGCGTCACATCGTACCAAAAGCGATTGCCGCAAAAGCACGGCTTGAAGCGATTAATTCGACGGTGACGATCGAAGCGCATGTAGTAGACGTCGACCGGGCAGCGCTGACGTGGCTTCTCGATGATATCGATTTGATCATCGACGCAACGGACAATTTCGATATTCGCTTGATAATGAACGACATGGCGTTGATGCGTTCGATTCCGTGGATTTATGGTGGCTGCGTCGGCAGTTATGGGATCACGTTCACCGTCCGTCCCGGAGAGACGCCGTGTCTGCATTGTCTACTCGATCAATTACCACGGGATCAGGAGACGTGTGATACGGCGGGGATCATCGGACCAGCTGTACAGATGGTCGCTTCCTTGCAGGTGACGGAAGCGTTGAAGTGGTTGAGCGGAAAGACGGACGCCATGCGGACGCGCTTGCTAGCGTTTGATGTCTGGTCGAATACGTTTCAACAAATTAACGTCCAGTCACTGAAGCAAACGGAGTGCCCGTCGTGCGGCATCGAACCGTCCTACCCTTACTTATCGGATCAAACGGTTCATTTCACGGCACTGTGTGGTCGGGATGCCGTTCAAATCCGGGGAGACGGACAGCGGGATCTGGAACAGTTGAAACAACGTCTCCAGCCGGTCGCTGCGATTTCCGCTCATAATCCATATTTGCTGGCGTTTACGACGGACGAACATCGGATGGTTGCTTTCCGAGATGGACGCGTTCTGATTCATGGCGAGGCGGATCTCGTCAAAGCGAAGCGACTCTATCATGCCTATTTCGGCTAACGTTCACAAAACATTAAAAACTAATTTTAAATATATATGTTTTAAATGTTTGAAAAACAGGTAAATAAGACTTCAGACATAAATCGGTCTACAAGTTTTGAACGTGAAGAGGAGTGATTCAGATGAAACAAGAATTCGATCCAATCAAGGATCAAGCACAGACGGAAGACGCCCAAGCAGTTGTTCAGCAAGCCAACTGGAATCCGGACCGGTACCGGACGAACTTGAACCCATTCTATCTGTCACCTTGTAGTGTCGAACGTAGAGAAGACGTGCATCAGGATGCATCGAAAATTCTCGAAGTCGAGACGTCGTCGCCCCTCCAACAACTTTTTGAACACAATCAAGCAACGCATAAATCAGAACAATCGGGCAAAAAATTCAAGACAGGCATCGTTGTCGGTGTCGGTGCGATCATCGGCGGATCGGTTTCTGTGATTCGTTCCGTTCAACGCTTTAGAAAACAACGGACGAAATAACACATTCGTCTCAAGAGTGAAAAAAGCAGGAGGCATTCGCCTTCTGCTTTTTGTGTTCCAAACGGATGTTCGTCGCAGAACGAACGCTTGCATGCTACACTTAAGCTACTATATTCAAAAAGTGAGTGTGATGAAGATGAAATGGATACATACTGCCGATTGGCATCTCGGCAAAATCGTTCATGGCGAGTCGATGCTCGAGAACCAGCGGGCGGTCTTAGCGGATTTTTTGACACTCGTCGACCGCGAACAACCGGATGCGATCGTCATTGCAGGTGACTTGTACGACCGCGCTGTACCACCAACGGAAGCCGTCGAACTGCTTGACGAGACGCTCGCTGCCTTGATTCTCGATCGAGACATCCCGGTCGTTGCGATCAGCGGAAATCACGATTCGGCCGAACGGTTAAGTTTCGGAACGACGTTACTCCAACGGGCTGGTCTGCATCTCGTCGGAAAACTAACGCCGGTCATTACTCCGGTCACGATTAAAGGGGTGTCGTTTTATCCGGTGCCATTTGCGGATCCGGCGACCGTTCGGTACGTGCATAAGGACGAAACGATCAAGACACATGATGATGCGATGCGGACGATCCTTGCCGGATGTATTCCAGACGGACCGAGTGTCCTCGTCGGTCATGCCTTTGTGATTGGCGGACTCGAGACCGATTCGGAGCGACAATTGTCCGTCGGAACAGCAGGACAGGTCAGTGCGAGTCAGTTTGCACCGTTTACGTATACGGCACTCGGTCATTTGCATAATCCACTTGCGATTCAATCCGAGACGGTTCGCTACAGCGGATCGCTCTTGAAATATTCCTTTTCGGAAGCCCATCATGTCAAAGGGGTCGATGTGTTGACGTTGAACGAAGCGGGTACGTTCGATCGTCGGTTCGAACCACTTGCACCAAAACGTGACTTGCGGGAACTGACTGGAAGTCTCGCTGAGCTGACAGACCCGGCATTCGTCGCGACACAAGACACGGACGATTACTTAAAGATCAATCTAACGGACGGCGAAGCCTTGATGGATCCGATGGGCAAGCTGAAAAAAATCTACCCGAATATCCTGCACCTCGAGCGAATCGGATTCGTCCGCGAGAGTACGCGGGCAGTCAAGGCGTCGCGGGAGCAAGTCAAGGATGCATCCGTTGCGGATCTATTCAGTGAGTTTTATGAAGCAGTCCGTGAAAAGAAACCGACGGAAGCGATGCAAGCCGTCCTGAAGGAGGAAGCGACATGCGCCCAGAACGACTGACATTACGCGCCTTTGGACCGTTTGCTGGTGAAGAGACGATTGATTTCACGGCACTTGCCGGACGGACGATGTTCGTCATCTCCGGAAATACTGGGGCAGGAAAAACGACGATCTTTGACGCATTGACGTTCGCCCTGTATGGCGAAACGTCAGGCGGCGAACGGGAAATGAGCGAACTGCGAAGTCATTTTGCCGTGCCCGAGCAAAAGACGGAAGTTGAACTGGAGTTTACGCTGAAAGGGGAACGGTACCGGATCATCCGCCAACCGAGTCAACCGCATCCGGTCAATAAAACCGGCTACTCGCATGAAGCCGAGCTCGCTCGGTTCGACGGAACGACGTGGAAACCGCTCGCGGTCAAAATTCCAGAAATCAAGCAACGGGTTCAAGAGCTGATTCAGCTCGACCATAAACAGTTTTCGCAAATTCTCCTGTTGCCGCAAAATAAGTTCCGCGAACTGTTGATGGCAGAGTCAAAAGACAAACTCCAGATTCTCAAACAGCTGTTTAAGACGGAACACTACGGTGAGTTCCAGCAACGTTTGCACCGACAAGCGCTCGATCTTGCGGCACGCATCAAGGAAACGAAGACGAAACAATGGGCCAAGCTTGAGGAACTACCTTTGCAAGCGAACTGGAGTGAGTTGACGGAAGGCGACATCCGGTTACGGATGGAGGCATTGACGACGGAACGGGACGAATGGTTAACGGCTGCTCGTCAAGCTGAAATAGAGACCCGTGCGATCGTCGAGAAGAAAACGACACAATTGCAACAAGGCGAGCAACTCGAAGCGGTTTTCCAAGAGCGGGAGCGACTTCAACAGACGGAACAGTTGCTAGTGGACCGCTTACCGGAAATCAAACAGATGCAAGAAGAAGCAATGGCAGCTGAACGCGCTCAAATCGTCGCACCGATCTATGACCAGTGGCAACAGGATCAAGAACAATTGACGCAACTCACGCATCGAAAACAGGAAACTGAACAGCACATCGCTCGCTTGAAAGAGCAACAAGAGGTCGTGCAAGCAAAAGTGGATCGATTGCTAGCGGAGGAACCAAAGATTGAGCAACTTAGTCGTCGTCTTGAAAAAATTCAAGAAGAGCGCGAACGGTTGGAAGCAGAGACCGCCTTACGACAACAACAGCAACAACTAATCGAACGTTCGAAGCTTCTGGACCCAGAGCCATTACGGAAGCAACTCGAACAAGCACGGACGGAGCGTAAGACTGTTCAAGAACAACTGCATCCATTGCAAAACATCGGAGCAGAGCGCTTAAAGGTGCAAGAACGGCGCTTCATCCTGCAACAGCTGGCGACGAAGATGGCGGAACATGACAAATTGGAAGCAGAACGGCAACAGCTGATTGTCCGCGGCACAAGCGTTCGGGACCAAAAAGAGGCAGCAGCGCGCCAATACGAAGAAGCGCGTAGATACGAACGGGAACAACTCGCTGCTGAACTTGCCAAAGGATTGACAGACGGGACGGCTTGCCCAGTCTGCGGCAGTACGTCGCATCCACAGCATGCTGTCGCCGGCGTAAAGGAACGATCCGTCGATGTAGCGCAACAGCGGTTCCTAGAAGCCCAACAAGCGCATCAAGAGTTACAAGCCTCGTACCGAACGGTTGCCGAACGTCTCGGACAACTGATGACCGAGATTCAAAAGACGAGTGAAAACGAGTCATCTCATGCAGATGTTTCAGCACAGCTTCGGGAAGTCGAACAGACGGAAGCCCGATTAGCGTCAGCACAGACGGAAAAAGCGCGTCTTGAGACTCGCCTGCAACAACTCGAGCAATCCATGGATCAGCTACAACTGAAAATCGATGCAATGATCAAAGATCGGACCGTCATCGAATCGGAAATGGCACACTTGTCTGGTCGCCTAAGTCAATCAGAAGAGTCCACGAAATCGCTACCAGCACTCCGTGAGGAACAACAACAGGCAGAAACACGTATCGAGCAGTTCAAGCAAGACAAACAACGTCAGTTACGCGAGAAGGAACAGCTCGATCGTGACTTCGCGGAACACCAAGGACGATTCCGTCAATTGACTGAGGCATCTGCTGAACAAAGTGACCGATTAACGAACCGCGAAAACGAATTACACGCAGTCTTGGCAGAAGAAGCGTTTCCGACGATTGAAGCCTTCCGCGATGCGAGATGTTCTCGTGACGAACTCCGTCATCTCCAAGAACGTTTGGAACAAGACCGTCTAGCGCGGCAGGAATTGAAGCTGAAGCAGGAACAAGCCCGTTTGAAGACAGAAGGTCAAGTGCGTCCGGATCTCGAACAGTTGCGGATGGATGTGAAGACGTCGT
This region includes:
- a CDS encoding OsmC family protein; translated protein: MQATVTWNKQMGFSGQTESGHHLAMDAAPENGGENQAPRPTELLLHAVAGCTGIDIVSILEKMRLTITHFEMDIEGERAEDHPRRFTSISIHYRLEGDLPEDKVRRAISLSKDKYCSVSQSLNAEISVYYSINGVRSEDPL
- the nagZ gene encoding beta-N-acetylhexosaminidase: MKKTVLIGCLLLAGCAQETTEPTKPSQPATKQPTEAKKPKPEPTKEAQQQARLKHQLKAMSTSEKIDQLLYIGVAGTELSAADRKLLQTHAIGGVLLLGGNITSEEQLLTFTRAIQETNQKPYAFVGIDEEGGRVSRVPDQRLRLPTSQRMAQGADEVKMEDVGRTLGHLSRFYGFNMDFAPVLDVNSNPNNPIIGDRALSADPKTVATLGTALMHGMQETGTIPVVKHFPGHGNTSVDSHVGLPKVTASKEELKRTELLPFKEAIQEGAEMVMVAHILYPAYDNQHPSSLSKPILTDLLRQQLGFNGVIITDDLVMGAITKQYGLAEAARQSLVNGADMAMFSEAGAYTKVHAEVMQAVKDKTLTPEMLDAKVMRILKLKQTYADSQEQQRPTKSELIQQVEALN
- a CDS encoding thiamine phosphate synthase, whose protein sequence is MMRLHLISTGSINPLDEIKTFQSLQPYTNQLHLREPNLSAAELLDLIEALLGHGYSPEQLTVHDRVDVAHVAGIGVQLTRRSLRVRDVRRHFPNLVIGKSVHSLAEALAAEAEGADRLLYGHIYPTASKPDMPPRGIDALKQVVTFTTKPVIAIGGITPERMPEIVATGVTGIAVLSGILGQSDPLAAVKHYQGVRV
- a CDS encoding FAD-dependent oxidoreductase, which gives rise to MTNHIIIGGGVIGLTLAYGLACQNESVVVLERGAGGQGTSRAAAGMLATDIELREELHALAARSRRLYPLLARRLERETGIDCGYREQPFLLKRKGREHLFPMVGQIDPRRLTTALMYALHARGISIEEQVDVTRIEESDDFIRVESNAGTWTGRTVTVAAGRGSQALLDTAGISIATYGVKGECLAVRLAGQPLRSILFDDAVYLVPKADGRILIGATELPHDETVGVSVAGVTSLLQAAERLYPPIRDAVIEEVWSGVRPQTVSGLPYIGVADSSRRIFLATGHHRHGILLAPATAEVLVNTLRLIQKEEVR
- the thiS gene encoding sulfur carrier protein ThiS, producing the protein MNITINGNDHTIDQIETIEDMLTQLGLGEKLVIVEQNRQIIDRMAYGQTVVRDNDTFEIVHFVGGG
- a CDS encoding thiazole synthase, yielding MLKIGEKTFESRLLLGTGKYTDATVQQEAIDASASQILTFAVRRLDIFDKQQANFLESLDLAKYDLLPNTAGAKTAEEAVRLAKLARASGMCDMVKVEVIGCDKTLLPDPIETLRASEELLKEGFIVLPYTSDDVVLARRLEEIGCHAIMPAASPIGSGQGILNPLHLRFIIEQTTVPVIVDAGIGSPTDVAYAMELGADGVLLNSAVAHAQDPVKMARAMRLAVEAGRLGYEAGRIEKKQYAVASSPTSGLIR
- a CDS encoding ThiF family adenylyltransferase; amino-acid sequence: MNRYSRQTRFQPIGEAGQARLASAKVLIIGMGALGTASAEQLVRAGVGVVRIVDRDYVEWSNLQRQQLYTEDDARHIVPKAIAAKARLEAINSTVTIEAHVVDVDRAALTWLLDDIDLIIDATDNFDIRLIMNDMALMRSIPWIYGGCVGSYGITFTVRPGETPCLHCLLDQLPRDQETCDTAGIIGPAVQMVASLQVTEALKWLSGKTDAMRTRLLAFDVWSNTFQQINVQSLKQTECPSCGIEPSYPYLSDQTVHFTALCGRDAVQIRGDGQRDLEQLKQRLQPVAAISAHNPYLLAFTTDEHRMVAFRDGRVLIHGEADLVKAKRLYHAYFG
- a CDS encoding exonuclease SbcCD subunit D; translated protein: MKWIHTADWHLGKIVHGESMLENQRAVLADFLTLVDREQPDAIVIAGDLYDRAVPPTEAVELLDETLAALILDRDIPVVAISGNHDSAERLSFGTTLLQRAGLHLVGKLTPVITPVTIKGVSFYPVPFADPATVRYVHKDETIKTHDDAMRTILAGCIPDGPSVLVGHAFVIGGLETDSERQLSVGTAGQVSASQFAPFTYTALGHLHNPLAIQSETVRYSGSLLKYSFSEAHHVKGVDVLTLNEAGTFDRRFEPLAPKRDLRELTGSLAELTDPAFVATQDTDDYLKINLTDGEALMDPMGKLKKIYPNILHLERIGFVRESTRAVKASREQVKDASVADLFSEFYEAVREKKPTEAMQAVLKEEATCAQND
- a CDS encoding SMC family ATPase, with amino-acid sequence MRPERLTLRAFGPFAGEETIDFTALAGRTMFVISGNTGAGKTTIFDALTFALYGETSGGEREMSELRSHFAVPEQKTEVELEFTLKGERYRIIRQPSQPHPVNKTGYSHEAELARFDGTTWKPLAVKIPEIKQRVQELIQLDHKQFSQILLLPQNKFRELLMAESKDKLQILKQLFKTEHYGEFQQRLHRQALDLAARIKETKTKQWAKLEELPLQANWSELTEGDIRLRMEALTTERDEWLTAARQAEIETRAIVEKKTTQLQQGEQLEAVFQERERLQQTEQLLVDRLPEIKQMQEEAMAAERAQIVAPIYDQWQQDQEQLTQLTHRKQETEQHIARLKEQQEVVQAKVDRLLAEEPKIEQLSRRLEKIQEERERLEAETALRQQQQQLIERSKLLDPEPLRKQLEQARTERKTVQEQLHPLQNIGAERLKVQERRFILQQLATKMAEHDKLEAERQQLIVRGTSVRDQKEAAARQYEEARRYEREQLAAELAKGLTDGTACPVCGSTSHPQHAVAGVKERSVDVAQQRFLEAQQAHQELQASYRTVAERLGQLMTEIQKTSENESSHADVSAQLREVEQTEARLASAQTEKARLETRLQQLEQSMDQLQLKIDAMIKDRTVIESEMAHLSGRLSQSEESTKSLPALREEQQQAETRIEQFKQDKQRQLREKEQLDRDFAEHQGRFRQLTEASAEQSDRLTNRENELHAVLAEEAFPTIEAFRDARCSRDELRHLQERLEQDRLARQELKLKQEQARLKTEGQVRPDLEQLRMDVKTSSLELTERTDRRVGLEKERAHIDQLIAAWESLQRQIEDEDARYGVIGELARVGVGENAQRMTFETYVQTAYFDEILFAANRHLHEMTSGRFQLERKTEAGKGLKKYGLDLNVFDAYTSQTRHVKTLSGGESFKASLALALGLSEVVQEASGGVSLETMFIDEGFGTLDPESLEQAIETLLSIQASGRMVGIISHVQELKSRVDAKIEVKQGKTGSTIALVVE